In Lates calcarifer isolate ASB-BC8 linkage group LG15, TLL_Latcal_v3, whole genome shotgun sequence, one genomic interval encodes:
- the LOC108890900 gene encoding uncharacterized protein LOC108890900 isoform X1 has protein sequence MATMTTEASAVSEADTEGKQKASGAEPEPEPESKQKSEAAASQPVGEQSSKKAQEQASEPGPADVATSPEEEQLKPRTRTSAGKGLSRLFSSFLKRRSQCSEGEGFEAEKAREEKADKEEKTDKAEAEKVEEVKSEEKDTKAEEDKSEVKEVKKKEEKVEEKEDKKKEEEKVEKKGSKKKKKEAKKKVEEKDEEKVKKDEEKKEEEKVKKKEEQKEEEKAQQTVEKKEEKLVTKEEEKKETAEVKDKGAEAGKKEEEKIDKKVAKKKEKEEKIKKKEEEKAKRKAEEEERVKKREEEKTKKKEEEKAREAEKAKKKEEEKAKKKEEEKAKEEKTKKKEEEKPKEELKKKEEEKEKEEAKKTEEEEEKTEEKQKKEEEKGKKKEKGKNKGKKGPSEERVKAPIAAPEPELKTEPDTEQAPDQHSISSTEAQPAPEENKEEAGIKKEPEVVEEAKEDTEKKEGEPAEQEKEVKEEEKAKEEGKKEGKKEKPAKEKKTEKKTEEAKGSKRQKTMQCKVTLLDDTQFECELDKHAKGQELLTKVCDHVNLLEKDYFGLANWETPTSKTWLEPAKEIRKQVSGAVYEFTFNVKFYPPDPAQLTEDLTRYFLCLQLRKDIMHGVLPCSFVTLSLLGSYTAQSELGEYDPEVHGTDYVKDLNLAPGQSKELEDKVMELHRTYRSMSPAQADMLFLENAKKLAMYGVDLHQAKDLDGVYITLGVCSSALMVYKDKLRINRFPWPKVLKISYKRSSFFIKIRPSEQEQYESTIGFKLPNYKASKKLWKVCVEHHTFFRVSTVEPPSSRRFLVLGSKFRYSGRTQAQTRQASSMIDRPAPRFTRSASKRLSRNLDGAGDDTLQFLQQLSASTRSETDDWSFMLESDKPQPSVEFSARGESDQALSQSWEEGQSVQTVTVTWQDTETGQAGSQTVTQTVSQPWQELAADEQQQRTKEDEWSDLMYRHPPFPFVPPFDFVKEPVKLSLSSLDRLLQPLLKQQDDWFLYFDRVFTLPSLESVEKPFSPSPLLLPVSPQAQFQLQEEDEQELTRKQVIQGLQEKVTLVDKLMEANLLERTLREVRDLGERLQEVDELAERLQEVIEEELGKEEVDKLREEEGGGDLEREKQIQVEGITERVVMKYVRRIETEEEDELEEQIKQVFLKGLLPEDEEVEVRSVEVVTDESLLDDSLRDKLRQIEKEWQDEVEEKFGSPDVVGTTSVVAYHKVESRTKRVTIVDERGQEEEDIEDMQVQAGVTSEERLEKRETWRETELLEEGTEREVTERLQAEDQSQVEDKDVWFILFDRPPYKAVFQPPVILEGQDQKEAESFVSVVGAAADEEIREVVVEERKIIEEAPRYLQEIPQQPVTERDDDWFVLLDIVPRETSYVPPVAVVERAQVSPEERISVIEVATIEQREKRVEFVVEDREIKQELIEKPVVAPPQAVREIEDDWFVLLDVPVREPSFVPPVTMAEYVQVYPEEGVSAAAKTIAVESRKEVVIEETVMQREEKKLPTQIIPELKIPQPVRERDDDWFVLLDVIPRETSYVPPVAVVERVQVSPEERVSLIEVATLEQREKRVEFVVEDRELKRELIEKPVVAPPQAVREIEDDWFVLLDVPVREPSFVPPVTVAEYVQVYPEEGVSAAAKTIAVELRKEVVIEETVMQREEKKLPTQIIPELKIPQPVRERDDDWFVLLDVIPRETSYVPPVSLASVEPQIEVKSVEQKVQQVDQIRWQPSQPLPEREDDWFVLFDAVRPSVTPVKIMPDVRKTFEVTTTETRTQKKMIIGVDRRQDETRLSEMRQIQIAPPSEREGGDDWFVLFDIIREKPVVVPPVTVRERIQFPAEVRVPTAVAKTRIAISETRPMFEKRILEERRPPAYTHVNDDWFVLLDAGLKESVVSTQRGARPVSAPVFSQAALAEAGIPMAPFDQPQTSTPIKTSRQEERKLEVTVEAVEPSKIEAAAEDKPAVWRDQGEVESSLISTINGDIQHKSEVTSTEVVRMRKKRAKKIEGDSIYIRHSLLMLEEFSKPQEDLLRHHASISKLKKNFMEAVPEPRPSEWDKRLSTHSPFRTLGINGQPLPSADGSVCISSLCNGSETKSAHGETSSSLGLSGARSPAVCHKSEPDGVAAHGAPVEEESCDQDGVVVFETSLVPIVEVEMAQLPPSPEPYCKALDETQEEDGSYPGVSERSRRIAGSSPASYFRSDGPQVIRCFQPPLVQTQTVTITAVSNSLPTGISTTEVPIVPTKTITYESSKVTVDGTDEDKDGTTVSSSTTVTSEATSGTTVTTTTTHISKVVKSGSSETRVEKRIVITADSDIDQDKEKHGGASAL, from the exons TGGCTACCATGACAACAGAGGCAAGTGCAGTGAGTGAGGCGGACACTGAGGGCAAGCAGAAGGCCAGCGGCGCCGAGCCTGAACCCGAACCAGAGAGCAAACAGAAGTCAGAAGCGGCAGCGTCCCAGCCGGTGGGGGAGCAGTCGAGCAAGAAGGCCCAGGAGCAGGCCTCTGAGCCTGGGCCTGCTGACGTAGCTACTTCCCccgaggaggagcagctgaagcCTCGTACCCGGACCTCTGCTGGCAAAGGCCTGTCTCGCCTCTTTTCGTCTTTCCTCAAACGCCGCTCGCAGTGCTCTGAGGGAGAGGGGTTTGAGGCAGAGAAAGCCAGAGAGGAAAaggcagacaaagaggaaaaaactgaCAAGGCAGAAGCGGAGAAGGTGGAAGAGGTgaaaagtgaagagaaagacacaaaagcagaggaggacaaaTCTGAGGTGaaagaagtgaaaaagaaagaggaaaaagtagaagaaaaagaggataaaaagaaagaagaagaaaaagtcgAGAAAAAGggcagtaaaaagaaaaagaaagaagccAAGAAGAAAGTAGAGGAGAAGGatgaggagaaagtgaaaaaggacgaggagaaaaaggaagaggaaaaggtgaaaaagaaagaggagcaaaaagaagaggagaaagcaCAGCAGACTGtagaaaagaaggaggaaaaatTGGTGactaaagaagaagagaagaaggagactGCTGAAGTTAAAGACAAGGGGGCAGAAGCcggaaagaaagaggaggaaaaaattgACAAGAAGGTGGcgaagaagaaagaaaaagaagaaaagataaagaagaaggaagaggaaaaagcaaagaggaaagcagaggaagaagaaagggtaaagaagagagaagaggagaagacaaagaagaaagaagaagaaaaagccaGAGAGGCggaaaaagcaaagaagaaagaggaggaaaaggccaagaagaaagaggaggagaaagcgAAAGAGGAGAAGAcgaaaaagaaagaggaggagaaaccaAAGGAGgagttaaaaaagaaagaggaggagaaggagaaagaagaggcaAAGAAGAcggaagaggaggaggaaaagacagaggaaaagcagaagaaagaagaggaaaaagggaagaaaaaagagaaagggaagaacaaaggaaagaaagggcCAAGTGAGGAGCGGGTGAAAGCGCCGATTGCTGCTCCGGAGCCTGAGCTTAAAACTGAACCAGACACTGAACAGGCTCCTGATCAGCACTCAATAAGCAGCACAGAGGCGCAG CCAGCTCCAGAGGAAAACAAGGAAGAAGCTGGCATAAAGAAGGAGCCTGAGGTAGTGGAAGAAGCAaaggaggacacagagaaaaaggagggagaaCCAGCAGAACAGGAGAAAGAAGtcaaagaagaggaaaaggcaaaggaggaggggaagaaggaggggaagaaggagaagcctgcaaaagaaaagaagacagagaagaagaccGAGGAGGCGAAAGGCTCCAAACGTCAGAAAACCATGCAATGCAAAGTCACCTTACTGGATGACACTCAGTTTGAGTGTGAGCTTGAT AAACATGCTAAAGGCCAGGAACTTTTGACAAAGGTGTGTGACCATGTCAACCTGCTGGAGAAAGATTACTTTGGCCTCGCTAACTGGGAAACCCCAACCAGCAAG ACATGGTTGGAGCCCGCAAAAGAGATCCGGAAACAGGTTTCAGGTGCTGTCTATGAGTTTACTTTCAATGTGAAGTTCTACCCTCCTGATCCAGCACAGCTTACTGAAGACCTCACCAG GTACTTTCTGTGTCTCCAGCTGAGGAAGGACATTATGCATGGTGTTCTTCCCTGTTCCTTTGTCACACTATCCCTGCTGGGCTCCTACACAGCCCAGTCAGAGCTTGGGGAGTATGATCCAGAGGTCCATGGAACAGActatgtaaaggatctgaaccTGGCCCCCGGGCAAAGCAAAGAGCTGGAGGACAAAGTGATGGAGCTGCACCGAACATACAG gTCAATGAGTCCAGCTCAAGCAGACATGTTGTTTCTGGAAAATGCCAAGAAACTCGCCATGTATGGAGTTGATCTGCACCAAGCCAAG GATCTGGATGGTGTTTACATTACACTGGGGGTTTGCTCCAGTGCTCTGATGGTTTACAAGGACAAGCTGAGGATCAACCGTTTCCCTTGGCCCAAAGTGCTCAAGATCTCTTACAAGCGCAGCAGCTTCTTTATCAAAATCCGGCCATCAGAG CAAGAGCAGTATGAAAGCACAATAGGCTTCAAACTGCCCAACTACAAAGCCTCAAAGAAACTGTGGAAAGTTTGTGTTGAACACCACACCTTCTTCAG GGTTTCAACAGTGGAGCCCCCCTCATCACGTCGCTTCCTCGTCTTGGGCTCGAAGTTCCGGTACAGCGGGCGTACTCAGGCCCAGACACGCCAGGCCAGTTCCATGATTGACCGCCCAGCCCCCCGCTTCACACGGTCTGCGAGCAAGAGGCTGTCCCGTAACCTGGATGGAG CTGGAGATGACACTCTCCAGTTTCTGCAACAGCTCTCAGCATCAACCAGGTCTGAGACTGATGACTGGTCGTTTATGCTGGAATCTGACAAACCTCAGCCTTCTGTTGAATTCTCAG CCAGAGGAGAGTCTGACCAGGCTCTCAGTCAGTCCTGGGAGGAGGGGCAGTCTGTTCAGACAGTCACAGTAACCTGGCAGGACACTGAGACTGGGCAGGCTGGCTCTCAAACCGTCACCCAGACGGTCAGCCAGCCGTGGCAGGAGCTGGCAgctgatgagcagcagcagaggacaaaGGAGGACGAGTGGTCTGATCTGATGTATCGTCATCCTCCTTTCCCCTTTGTCCCACCTTTTGATTTTGTGAAAGAGCCAG TTAAGCTCAGCTTGAGCTCATTGGATAGGCTTTTACAACCTTTGCTGAAACAGCAAGACGATTGGTTCCTGTACTTTGACCGAGTCTTCACCCTGCCTTCGCTTGAGAGTGTTGAAAAACCAT TTTCACCATCACCTCTGCTCCTCCCAGTCTCTCCCCAAGCTCAGTTCCAGCTCCAAGAGGAGGATGAGCAGGAACTGACCCGTAAGCAAGTCATTCAGGGGCTTCAGGAAAAAGTGACCTTGGTAGACAAGCTGATGGAGGCAAATCTTTTAGAAAGAACACTGAGGGAAGTGAGGGATTTGGGGGAAAGGCTCCAAGAAGTGGATGAGCTGGCAGAGAGACTTCAAGAAGTAATAGAGGAAGAATTGGGGAAGGAGGAGGTAGACAAAttaagagaagaagaaggaggaggagatttggagagggaaaaacaaatacaagtaGAAGGTATAACAGAAAGAGTGGTGATGAAATATGTGAGGAGGatagagacagaagaggaggatgagttGGAGGAGCAAATAAAGCAGGTGTTTTTAAAAGGCTTGTTACCTGAAGATGAAGAGGTTGAGGTGAGGAGTGTAGAAGTGGTGACAGATGAGAGTCTGTTAGATGACAGTTTGAGAGACAAGCTACGCCAGATAGAAAAGGAATGGCAAGATGAGGTAGAGGAGAAGTTTGGTTCTCCTGATGTCGTTGGCACCACCTCTGTGGTGGCATATCATAAGGTAGAGAGCAGGACTAAGAGAGTGACTATTGTAGATGAGAGGGGGCAAGAAGAGGAGGATATAGAAGACATGCAGGTACAGGCTGGTGTAACATCAGAGGAGAGGTTAGAAAAACGAGAGACATGGCGCGAGACAGAATTACTGGAGGAGGGAACTGAGAGAGAGGTCACTGAGAGGCTTCAGGCTGAGGATCAATCTCAGGTGGAAGATAAAGATGTCTGGTTCATACTTTTTGACCGCCCTCCATACAAAGCTGTTTTCCAACCACCAG TTATCTTGGAGGGACAAGACCAGAAGGAGGCAGAAAGTTTTGTCTCTGTggttggagctgcagcagatgaaGAGATTAGAGAGGTGGTTGTTGAGGAGAGAAAGATAATAGAGGAGGCACCAAGATATCTTCAAGAAATCCCACAACAACCtgtgacagaaagagatgaTGACTGGTTTGTGTTGCTGGATATTGTTCCCAGAGAGACATCATATGTGCCACCAG TTGCTGTTGTGGAACGTGCTCAAGTGTCACCAGAAGAGCGAATCTCCGTGATTGAAGTAGCAACCAttgagcagagagaaaaaagagtggAGTTTGTAGTAGAGGACAGGGAGATAAAACAAGAGCTGATTGAAAAGCCAGTAGTAGCACCGCCACAGGCTGTGAGAGAGATAGAAGATGACTGGTTTGTGCTGCTGGATGTTCCCGTTAGAGAACCATCATTTGTGCCACCAG TTACCATGGCAGAGTATGTTCAGGTTTATCCTGAAGAAGGCGTTTCTGCTGCCGCTAAAACAATAGCAGTGGAGTCGAGGAAGGAGGTTGTAATTGAAGAGACtgtgatgcagagagaggaaaagaagctTCCCACACAAATTATTCCAGAGCTGAAAATACCCCAgcctgtgagagaaagagatgacGACTGGTTTGTATTGCTGGATGTTATTCCCAGAGAGACGTCATACGTGCCTCCAG TTGCTGTTGTGGAACGTGTTCAAGTGTCACCAGAAGAACGAGTCTCTCTGATTGAAGTAGCAACCcttgagcagagagagaaaagagtggaGTTTGTAGTAGAGGACAGAGAATTAAAACGAGAGCTGATTGAAAAGCCAGTAGTAGCACCGCCACAGGCTGTGAGAGAGATAGAAGATGACTGGTTTGTGCTGCTGGATGTTCCTGTTAGAGAACCATCATTTGTGCCACCAG TTACTGTGGCAGAGTATGTTCAGGTTTATCCTGAAGAAGGCGTTTCTGCTGCCGCTAAAACAATAGCAGTGGAGTTGAGGAAGGAGGTTGTAATTGAAGAGACtgtgatgcagagagaggaaaagaagctTCCCACGCAAATCATTCCAGAGCTGAAAATACCCCAgcctgtgagagaaagagatgacGACTGGTTTGTGTTGCTGGATGTTATTCCCAGAGAGACGTCATATGTGCCCCCAG tttctctggCAAGTGTTGAACCTCAAATTGAAGTGAAAAGCGTAGAGCAGAAGGTGCAGCAGGTTGACCAGATTAGGTGGCAGCCTTCTCAGCCACTgccagagagagaagatgacTGGTTTGTGCTGTTTGATGCTGTTCGTCCGTCAG TTACCCCTGTTAAGATTATGCCGGATGTGAGGAAGACGTTTGAGGTGACAACCACAGAGACTAGAACACAGAAGAAGATGATAATTGGTGTTGACAGGAGGCAAGATGAGACACGTTTGTCTGAAATGAGACAGATCCAAATTGCACCACcgtcagagagagaaggaggagatgatTGGTTTGTCCTGTTTGACATCATCCGAGAGAAGCCTGTTGTCGTGCCACCAG TCACTGTCCGTGAGCGCATCCAGTTcccagcagaggtcagagttcCAACTGCTGTGGCCAAAACGAGGATTGCTATTTCCGAGACGAGACCGATGTTTGAGAAACGGATCCTGGAGGAAAGACGTCCACCCGCATATACACATGTCAATGATGATTGGTTTGTTCTGCTAGATGCTGGCCTCAAAGAGTCAG TGGTGAGCACACAGAGGGGCGCTCGTCCTGTCAGTGCTCCGGTCTTCTCCCAGGCTGCTCTGGCTGAGGCAGGGATCCCCATGGCCCCTTTCGACCAGCCCCAAACCTCCACTCCAATCAAGACCAGCCGCCAAGAGGAAAGAAAGCTGGAGGTCACCGTAGAAGCTGTGGAGCCCTCCAAAATCGAGGCTGCAGCTGAGGACAAG CCAGCAGTGTGGAGGGACCAGGGAGAAGTAGAATCGTCACTCATATCCACCATCAATGGGGACATTCAG CACAAGTCTGAGGTGACAAGCACGGAGGTGGTGCGAATGCGAAAG aaaaGAGCTAAGAAAATTGAGGGTGACTCAATTTATATCAGACATAGCCTTTTAATGTTGGAG GAGTTCAGTAAGCCTCAGGAGGACCTGCTCAGACATCACGCCAGCATCAGTAAGCTGAAGAAGAACTTCATGGAAGCTGTCCCAGAGCCCAGGCCCAGTGAGTGGGACAAGCGCCTGTCCACACACTCTCCGTTCCGCACACTGGGAATCAATGGTCAGCCTCTGCCCAGTGCGGATGGG aGTGTGTGCATTAGTTCCCTATGCAATGGTTCAGAGACAAAGTCTGCTCATGGGGAAACCAGCAGCAGTCTGGGCTTGTCAGGCGCACGCAGTCCCGCTGTGTGCCACAAGAGTGAGCCCGATGGCGTCGCAGCCCACGGTGCTCCTGTTGAGGAAGAGTCGTGCGATCAGGACGGGGTTGTAGTTTTTGAGACCTCCCTGGTGCCCATCGTAGAGGTGGAGATGGCGCAGTTGCCTCCCTCCCCCGAACCCTACTGTAAAGCTTTAGATGAGACGCAGGAGGAAGACGGATCATATCCCGGAGTGTCGGAGCGCTCTAGGAGGATAGCTGGATCTTCCCCAGCCTCCTATTTCAGGAGCGATGGTCCGCAGGTCATACGCTGCTTCCAG CCCCCTCTGGTGCAGACCCAGACAGTCACCATCACAGCAGTCTCCAACTCCTTACCCACTGGCATCTCCACCACAGAGGTCCCAATCGTCCCGACCAAGACCATCACCTATGAGTCTTCAAAG gtgaCAGTTGATGGGACGGACGAGGACAAAGATGGCACAACTGTGTCCAGCTCCACAACCGTTACCTCAGAGGCCACTAGTGGCACCAcagtcaccaccaccaccactcacATCTCAAAG GTAGTAAAAAGTGGATCTTCAGAGACTCGTGTGGAGAAGAGGATTGTCATAACTGCAGACTCTGATATTGACCAAGATAAG GAGAAACATGGCGGAGCATCAGCATTGTAA